AAACAGTCTGTTTATACGTTAAATAGGCAGGACAAAAAAACCCCCTCTGTCTCTCCTAGAGACAGCCCTGCGTTGGGCAGGATTAGCAATAATCCTGCCCTCCTTTTTTGTGGTCAATAATCCGACTGTTCGTTCACGTTAGGTCGACATCATGTTTGGGTGGCGTATGGACGCTTAGGTTGGGATTCATCGGTCCCGCCATAAACGGTGGACCACCCGCAACCCTATCACCCTGAAGACACAGACTGTGTCCTAATAGGGTTTCGCGGGGTCCTGACCACGCCCTAGGCGTGGTGGTGACCCTGTGATTCTCGGCATTGTGTTGTGACAGAGCAACCTCAAGAACACCGGTTCACACGCTCGCCTTCGGCGAACGCAGGAACCGGTGTAAACGCTGGACCACCCGCAACCCTGTCACCCTGAGCGCAGTCGAAGGGTGAGCGCAGTCGAAGGGTGAGCACAGTCCGAGACTGCCTGTTACTCGCCGGGCACCCCGACCTCCGATTCGAGCACGTCAATCAGAGAATCCAATTGTGCATCGGGGCCAACGGCGTTGCGGACCATGCGGAAGATTTGGAGAGCTTCGCGTTTTTTCTGTGGCTTGTCTTGAGAGGCCAGGGCCGAAGCCAGGTTGATGCGATAGGCAATTGCGGTGCTGTCGGCCAGAATAAGGGAACGAAATATCTCTTCCGATTTTGTGTACTGGTGCAGCACGGCGTAGTAGATACCTTTGTTGGCCAGAAACGATTCGTTGGGACCAAATTTGGCAATGGCCGAGTCAACCAGATCAATAGCGACATAGAGCGAACCCATGTCTGCCGCCGTGTTGGCTGTCTGCACCCAACGGTTGGGGTTATCCGGTTCGCTCTGCATCAGTTGTCCAAAGTAGTAGTGCGCCCACGAAAGGTCTTCCATCTGAATGCTCAGTTCGGCCAGTTCCTCCAGATGGCTCTGGATAGGATCGCCGGTTTCTACCATTACCCGCAGGGCCGCCCTGGCCGCCTCCCAGTCCTCGACCTTGAGCGCCGCCTCGTACAGAACCAGATTGATTTCACGGTCATCGGAGTACAGTGTGTTGGCCCGGCCCAAATAAAACAGGGCCGAATCATGCATCAGCTCGCGTGAGTAAGTAACCCCAAGCAGATACAGGAGGTCGCGGTCGGATGGTTTTTCCTTGAGCGCCTCCAGAAGGTAGCCGCGAGCTTTGAAGTACTCACCGCTTACGAAAGCCTGTTCGCCCGCTTTGAGTCGTTCGTCGAAGGTCTCCGGTTCGGATGCGCAGGCCATTGTCAGTATGGCGGCACTCAGGAGCAGATGGATCAATCTGTGCATTCATTCCTCTTTGGTCATCGGTTCAACGCTTCATAATAGGAGAAAACTACATACAATTCAAGTTTGTCCACCAGGGAATTATAGTACGATTCTTCTTTATTGCAGGCCGGTCCGCCGCGGCCGATTGTGGTCCTCACACGGTCAAGCCGTGTTGCTCCGGATTTGGCGGGTCCGAAGACGGACCCACCCTACAAAAGTTCAGGCTTCGACCATAGGGTTTCGCAGGGTCCTGACCACGCCCTAAGCGTGGTTGTGAACCTGTGATTCTCGGCATCGTGTTGTGAAGGAGCAACCTCAAGAACCACCGGCCCTCAATAGCTGTTGACAAAATCGGATCGGCGCAGGACATTACCTTATGACCCGGGATCATCAAAACAGTTCTGCCGTTATCATGGTCGCCCTGACAAAGTTCTGTGGATTCGGCCCCCGGATGATCAGCGCCCTCTTGCAGCGCTTTGGTGAACCTGCCGAGATTCTGAACGCGTCTGAAGACGCATTAATGAAAATCGACGGTCTGACAACCGAGCAGGCCGATCAGATATGTACGGCCGGAGACGTTATCGATCAGGCCACGGAGTATTGCCAAAGTCTCAAACAACGGGATGTAATCATCTCCACCCGGCTTGATGACGGTTACCCCGAGGGGCTTTATGAGTTGAACGACCCACCACCGCTTTTGTTTGTGCGGGGTCGCCTTCCCGACGGCGCCAACAAGTCTGTCGCCGTGGTCGGAGCCGATGAAGCAACCGGCGAGGGGATTGATCTCACCGTCACACTGGCCCAACGGTGCGCCGAGGCAGGCGTGCAAATAGTATCATCACTCAGACGAGGTATCGATGCCGCCGCCCATCTTGGCGCCAAGGCGGGCGAAGGTGTATCGTTCGCCGTGCTGGACGGTGGGCTGGACCACATTGATCTGGTCGAACAGATGCCTCTGGCTATCGATATCACCAGAGCAGGTGGAGTCCTCAGCGAGTTCCCCCCCGAAACCGAGCCGACCGACAAAGCCTTCTCTGTCTCCAATCGAGTCCTGGTCGGCTTGGCGCAGGCGGTTGTGGTCACGGAAGTCTATGGTAATTCGAAGGCAACTCTGGACTTGTTGACGTTTTGCAACGAGACCGGGAAACTGGCTTTTGTACTAATCGATCCCAAGAACGGCGCACTGTCCGATGAGACCAGCCTCTCCGAAGCTGTACGTTTTGGCGCCATCCCGATGGTCGGATTGGATAAAATCGAGGACATAATCAAATCGCTGGTTTGAAACCAATCGATGGATGACGTCTACTACACCATTCAGCAGTCGGCCAAGACCGAAATTAAACGCAAGGGCTCGCGGTTCATTGGAGAAGCGCTGCTGGTAGAGGGCGTGGCCCAGGCAACCGAAAAACTGGAGCAAATCCGCAAACGTGAGCATGCCGCCACCCACCACTGCTACGCCTGGCGAGTCGGGCTTGAAAGCGAGGTCAGGTTCAAGTATTCTGATGACGGCGAACCAGGCGGCAGCGCAGGGCGTCCCATCTACGATGTTGTTTGTGGTCACCAGTTGACCAACTCTCTACTGGTCGTTACGCGCTACTATGGCGGCACCAAACTGGGTACGGGCGGTTTAGTACGGGCTTACGGAGACGCTGCCACGGCAACCCTGGATAAGGCCGGTCGACTTGAACGATTCGTACTGTGTGGCATAAAAGTCCGGATCGACTTCGGGCTTTACGACCGTCTGGCCAAACTGATACACAGCCACGACGCCAGGCAGAGCAGTGCGGATTTTTCGGATCGGGTGACGTTGGAACTTCAGGTACGACAATCTCGCGTTGATGTCCTCATCAATGACATCGTGCAGCTAAGTTCAGGAAAGGCAACAATTGAAAAACTCTCCTGAACGACGGCAACTCGACTGTCTCGGATTGGGCATCATCCCGCTGGACTTTCTATACACTGTCAAGCGCTTGCCCGAGGCCGGAGAAAAAATCGATTCTGTTGATATATGCATGCAGGGTGGCGGACCTGTACCGAATGCTTTGGTGGGGCTGTCCCGGTTGGGGATGAATTGTGCCGTTATTGGGGCGGTGGGAAATGACCACTTCGGAGAGCTGTTGATTAGTGAACTCACCAACGAGGGAGTCGATTGTCGACACATCCTCCGCAAGAAGCGGCCGTCGGCAGCGGCCGTCGGGCTGATTGAACAAGGAAGTGGTCGACGCACGATTGTGCTCAATCGCGTCATCGAGATAGTGCCACGCGATCTGAAAGTTTCGACCTTGCAACATCCGCGCATAGTGCATCTTGACGGACGGGATATTGAAGCATCGTTGAAACTGGCCCGCTGGGCCAGGAAAATCGGCGCTATGGTATCATTCGACATCGGTTCGATACGCAACGATGTCTCTGCGCTGTTACCGCTGGTTGACCATCTGGTAGTGGCCGACGAGTTCGCCTTCCCATTCACTCGAACCGGTAAGGCCACCGACGCTCTACGGAAACTATCAGGCCATTGTGCCGGGAGTATTGTTGTCACCGAGGGAACGAAAGGGTCCACCGGATTGGAAGAGCGAAGGGTAATCCGCCAGCCCGCGTTTCGGGTCGAGGCGGTAGACGCCACCGGCGCGGGTGACAGCTTTCATGCCGGGTATCTATGGAGTCTGTTAAACGGCTTCGACATGGCTGAGCGGCTGGAGTTCGGCGCGGCGACGGCAGCCATCAAGTGTACGCGACCCGGAGCCCGTACAGGCGCTCCCACCATGAGGCAGGTAAGACAGTTCCTAAGGGAGGACCCAGGGACCTATGCTTGAGTATCTGAACGGCATTGACCGGGCTCTGTTCTCATTCGTGAACGGCCAGTTGGCCAATCCGGTCACGGATTTCCTGATGCCGGTTATAACCGATGATATGGTTTTGCGCGTGCTCTACGGCGCCGCCATGGTCATCCTGTTGTGGCGCGGCAAAGCCCGCTTGCGATGGCTGGTCTTGTTTTCAGCGCTGACTCTGGCCGCCACCGACCAGATAGCGGCCCACCTGCTCAAGCCGCTGATCGAGCGAGTGCGACCCTGCCATGTCTTGCCGGAGGTCCATCTCCTGGTTGGTTGCGGCGGCGGCTGGGCTATGCCGTCGGCCCATGCGGCCAATGCCTTTGGACAGGCTTTGCTCTTTGCCGTCATTGAACCTAAGAGTCGATGGTATGTCCTGGTCTTTGCCACCATGGTAGCTTTCAGTCGCGTCTTTGTCGGAGTTCATTATCCGGGTGACATACTTGTCGGCGCCTCAGTCGGTGCGGCCCTTGGATTCATGGGTGCCAAGGTCTTTGGTATCTTCGATGGTAGATTCATCAAAGCAGCGAGGTAACCGGTGCCGTACAGAGTTGAAATCGTCAAAGGTGACATAACCCAAGTTGATGTCGATGCAATCGTCAACGCAGCCAACAACGAACTATGGATGGGAGCCGGGGTGGCCGGGGCCATCAAGAGCACCGGTGGGGAGATTATCGAGCGTGAAGCAATGGCCAAAGGGCCGATCATGCCCGGTGAAGCTGTATTCACTACAGCCGGTAAACTACCTCATAAAGCCGTGATCCACGCCGCGGTCATGGGCCAGGATTTGCGTACAACCGACAAGTTGATTCGCCAGGCAACTATCGCAACCCTTAATACGGCCGAGAATCTGAAACTATCCTCACTGGCCTTGCCCGCCTTTGGAACCGGGGTAGGTGGTTTCCCCATGAAAGCGTGTGCCTATATTATGACTCGGGCCGTGAACGGCTACCAACCGCTGGCCAAACACCTGGAGCGAGTTCTATTCTGTCTGTTTGACGAATACGCATTCCAGACTTTCAAGGATGCTCTGGTGGACGAATCGTAACCGGCAGGCCATTAAGACCCCTTGTCACTGCTTATCAACTCTGACTTTACCATCGAACTTGAGCTGTTCACCGCCCTTGTTGGCAAAGGTTCCGTCGACACTGAAATACAGTGACTGGTCGGCAATCGAATCCAACAGGTAGAAACCCTCTTTCGGCAGGAAAACTCGTTCTTCGGTAGACAGTTCATAGCGCCCCAACAGATGGACCAGCGTGTTGCCTGCCAAAACCGTGGAATCGGGGTCAGCCTTCGATGGAACCTGCATGTAAAACTGACACCGCATGTATTCGTCGGAAGAGAAACCATGCCAGGAACTCTTTTTCCCCTTCGACTGGCGTGTGCCTATCGTAACCACGGCCACATGACCGTTTCCCTCGTCCAGTTTGTTGTCGCCATACGGATTGCCCAGTACGGCGCCCCACACATACTGAGTCGATTCAACCTGAATGTGTCGACGGTCCTCCTCGACGGTCAAATACAGATCGAGACGATATCGACTGGCGCAGCCCAAAAAGAGCAGCAGCAAGACCGGCGCGATTACAGCCAAACGAAAACGGGGGAATTCGGGGCGTTGTTTCATTGTGCAATATAACAGTTCGTTTTGCCTCGGTCAACTTGGGCTTCGACAGTCGAGCTTAATAGTCGCAACGGTTGAGTGAGCGGGTGCAGCGCGCAAGACACCGTGTAGAGTACGGCCTTGTGACGCCCCAACAAAGCCCGCCTCGAATGCGCTTGGGGTGACAGACGACGGCCCAAACCAACGCCGCTACGCGACAAGAAGTACGCCTTTAGGAACATCCCCCAATCGTCTGTGTCCACAGCAAGAGCGAATAACATATCGGGCTAATACGAGTATTTCACCACTATGGCCGGTCGCAGCTCGCGGATGGGTGCCTCGCTTGACCAGAAACTCAACCTCTGGGCAGGATCGGCCTCCCCTATTTCCTCCTTTTGCAGCATGACCGACATGCCTTCCGGATCGAAGTCACGGTAGACCTGCTTCAGATCGAAAGACAGGGGCTGACCGGGCTGAACTTGTTCTGCTGCGATAGGGAGCAAAGAAGGTCGAGGGCCGTCAGCCCAGGTGACACTGTTTTCCTCCCAGGCAGCGCTTCCCAGGGCCATCGCACGCATCGATACCCACTCGACACGCTGGTACTCCTCGGTCGGATGGAGCAGAAGGCTCAGGCCAGTCATGTTCAACCGTCCGGCGCCCTCGGGCAGTGGAGGCAACGTGAGCAAGATTCGAGTTTGTGCTACAAAACTCCGGCGCGGCGGTCCGGGATCAGCCCTGAAAAAGTACTCCAGTTTCAGTTGTTCCGCGCTGCCGTAATTACGGTCGCTACCCCCCCAGTCCGGGCAGTCGGCACAGTCCTCAAATTGAGAAAGGCTTATCGAGGCGTCCTGCTCCACAAGCACGGTGTCACAGATCGACCTGGTCAGAATCATGTCATGCCAACTTCCGCTTGCCCCGATCGTGACCTGTTGTCTGGTCGAATCGTAGTCAGGATGGCTGACCGTGATCTGATGCGTCCCCTGAGGAGCAGTGAGCAAGTCGTAAGAACCATCACTTCCGGTTAAGGTTGCGGCCTCGCCGACTTGTACTTTGGCGCCTTGGACCGGACCATAAAGACGGTGCTCCACGGTCCCGATCAGTCGGGCGCTGGCCAGGTGAATTGGGATGGTCGTATCCTTTTCCAGCATGACCCGGGTCTCAAACGATATATAGTGATTCTTCAACGCGAACAGCTTGTGTGTTTGGGCCGTGACATCCTTGAGGAAGTAGGAACCCTCGGCGCCGGTAGTATCGTACACGTCGCCGCAGATCACCACAACGTCCGGGACCGGTATGCTGCTGCCATCGAGATAAACATTTCCGGTGATATCTCGGTACTCAATCATCTTGGACATGTAAACATTGTGAACGGTATTGTCGACGACACGGATCAAGATGCGATAAGGATGAAAGCCGGTTTTGGCGGCTTCAAGCATGTGGTATCCTTCGGGAACAGCCTTGAACATGTAGATTCCTGATCGGGAGACCTGGTAAGATTGGTCGGCCATGGTCACGGTGGCGCCGTCGATTGCTTTTTGTGTATCACTGCCCCTGACATAACCGGAAATGTCGCCGTACTGAGGAATGGGATCAACCGGACCGCGTGTGCATGACAGCGAAACGGCCATCATGATCACCACAACCGTCCAAA
Above is a window of Candidatus Zixiibacteriota bacterium DNA encoding:
- a CDS encoding IMPACT family protein, which gives rise to MDDVYYTIQQSAKTEIKRKGSRFIGEALLVEGVAQATEKLEQIRKREHAATHHCYAWRVGLESEVRFKYSDDGEPGGSAGRPIYDVVCGHQLTNSLLVVTRYYGGTKLGTGGLVRAYGDAATATLDKAGRLERFVLCGIKVRIDFGLYDRLAKLIHSHDARQSSADFSDRVTLELQVRQSRVDVLINDIVQLSSGKATIEKLS
- a CDS encoding PfkB family carbohydrate kinase, translated to MKNSPERRQLDCLGLGIIPLDFLYTVKRLPEAGEKIDSVDICMQGGGPVPNALVGLSRLGMNCAVIGAVGNDHFGELLISELTNEGVDCRHILRKKRPSAAAVGLIEQGSGRRTIVLNRVIEIVPRDLKVSTLQHPRIVHLDGRDIEASLKLARWARKIGAMVSFDIGSIRNDVSALLPLVDHLVVADEFAFPFTRTGKATDALRKLSGHCAGSIVVTEGTKGSTGLEERRVIRQPAFRVEAVDATGAGDSFHAGYLWSLLNGFDMAERLEFGAATAAIKCTRPGARTGAPTMRQVRQFLREDPGTYA
- a CDS encoding DNA-processing protein DprA, with protein sequence MTRDHQNSSAVIMVALTKFCGFGPRMISALLQRFGEPAEILNASEDALMKIDGLTTEQADQICTAGDVIDQATEYCQSLKQRDVIISTRLDDGYPEGLYELNDPPPLLFVRGRLPDGANKSVAVVGADEATGEGIDLTVTLAQRCAEAGVQIVSSLRRGIDAAAHLGAKAGEGVSFAVLDGGLDHIDLVEQMPLAIDITRAGGVLSEFPPETEPTDKAFSVSNRVLVGLAQAVVVTEVYGNSKATLDLLTFCNETGKLAFVLIDPKNGALSDETSLSEAVRFGAIPMVGLDKIEDIIKSLV
- a CDS encoding phosphatase PAP2 family protein encodes the protein MLEYLNGIDRALFSFVNGQLANPVTDFLMPVITDDMVLRVLYGAAMVILLWRGKARLRWLVLFSALTLAATDQIAAHLLKPLIERVRPCHVLPEVHLLVGCGGGWAMPSAHAANAFGQALLFAVIEPKSRWYVLVFATMVAFSRVFVGVHYPGDILVGASVGAALGFMGAKVFGIFDGRFIKAAR
- a CDS encoding macro domain-containing protein, translated to MPYRVEIVKGDITQVDVDAIVNAANNELWMGAGVAGAIKSTGGEIIEREAMAKGPIMPGEAVFTTAGKLPHKAVIHAAVMGQDLRTTDKLIRQATIATLNTAENLKLSSLALPAFGTGVGGFPMKACAYIMTRAVNGYQPLAKHLERVLFCLFDEYAFQTFKDALVDES